CTCAATGCCGGCGCCGCCATCTATGTGTCCGGCCTGGCCACCACGCTTGCCGAGGGTGTACGCCGGGCCGGCGAAGTGATCGCCTCCGGCGCGGCGGGCGAGAAGCTCGATGCCCTGGTGGCGATCTCGCAGAAGCTGGCATCCTGAGCGGGACGATGGACGGGGTACCCGATATCCTCAAGCGCATACTCGTGCGTAAGGCCGAGGAGATATCCGCGCGCACGGCGCGCACGCCACTGGAGGCCCTCAAGCAACAGTGCGCAGATGCGGATCCAACCCGGGGCTTTGTTCGTGCGCTGCGCGCGCGCGTCGATGACGGCCGCCCGGCGGTTATCGCCGAGATCAAGAAGGCCTCGCCGAGCAAGGGCGTACTGCGCGAGGACTTTGATCCCGCCGCGATCGCCGAAAGCTATGCGCGTCACGGCGCCGCGTGTCTTTCGGTCCTCACCGACGTCGATTTCTTTCAGGGTGCCGATCAGTTCCTTCGGGATGCACGAGCGGCCTGCGCATTACCGGTCCTGCGCAAGGATTTCGTGCTGGATCCCTATCAGGTGTACGAATCCCGCGTCCTGGACGCCGATTGCATCCTGCTGATCGCCGCCGCACTTGGGGACCAACAGATGGGTGAGCTCTACGGACTTGCCCGGGAACTGGGAATGGATGTGTTGGTGGAAGTGCACAACGGCGATGAACTGAACCGGGCGCTGGCGCTGGATCTGGACATGATCGGCATCAACAACCGGGATCTGCATACCTTCGATACGCGCCTGGAGACAACACTGGATCTTCTGCCGGACATCCCCGGGGATTGCCTGGTGGTTACCGAGAGCGGTATCCACACCACCGACGATGTGCAACATATGCGCAAGCACGGAGTGAATGCCTTTCTTGTCGGCGAGGCCTTCATGCGCGCAGCGGATCCGGGTGTACGTCTGGCCGAGCTGTTTGCTGGTGACACGATTACAGAAGGACAAGAGAAATGAAGACGACCGTACGCTGGGCCGGTGAGGCCAGTTTCGTTGCTGAGACCGAGACCGGACATGAGCTTGTGATGGATGGATCGCCGGAGCATGGCGGCCGGAACAAGGGGCCGCGGCCGATGGAACTGGTCTTGACCGGCATGGGCGGCTGTACCGCCTTCGATGTGGTGCTCATCCTGCGGCGATCCCGGCAGGATATCCGGGATTGCGTCGCCGAGATCGATGCCGAGCGTGCAGACGAGGTCCCCAAGGTGTTTACCCGAATCCACGTACATTTTGTGGTTAGCGGCCGGGACCTGGATCCATCGCGGGTGGAACGTGCGATCAAGCTGTCGGCGGAAAAATACTGCTCCGCCTCCATAATGCTGGGAAAGACGGCCGAGATCACGCACGACTTCGAGATCGTGGAGGTGGAGTCATGAGCAAGCGACCCGGAAAGACCAATGGCCTGCGTCACGTGGCGCTGTTCGTTTCCGAATTTGAGGCCTGCGAGCAGTTCTACACCGAGCTGCTGGGCATGGAGGTGGAATGGCGCCCGGATCCGGATAACGTTTACCTCAGCGGGGGCAGTGACAACCTCGCCCTGCATCGCGCATCCGACGGTTTCGCGCCGGCTGCCTATCAACACCTGGATCATATCGGTTTCATGCTTGCCGACATCGACGACGTGGATCGCTGGTACGAATTTCTCAAGGGCGAGGGCG
The window above is part of the Acidiferrobacteraceae bacterium genome. Proteins encoded here:
- a CDS encoding OsmC family protein, which translates into the protein MKTTVRWAGEASFVAETETGHELVMDGSPEHGGRNKGPRPMELVLTGMGGCTAFDVVLILRRSRQDIRDCVAEIDAERADEVPKVFTRIHVHFVVSGRDLDPSRVERAIKLSAEKYCSASIMLGKTAEITHDFEIVEVES
- a CDS encoding VOC family protein translates to MSKRPGKTNGLRHVALFVSEFEACEQFYTELLGMEVEWRPDPDNVYLSGGSDNLALHRASDGFAPAAYQHLDHIGFMLADIDDVDRWYEFLKGEGVTIRKEPKTHRDGARSFYCADPDGNTVQIIYHPPLADVR
- the trpC gene encoding indole-3-glycerol phosphate synthase TrpC encodes the protein MDGVPDILKRILVRKAEEISARTARTPLEALKQQCADADPTRGFVRALRARVDDGRPAVIAEIKKASPSKGVLREDFDPAAIAESYARHGAACLSVLTDVDFFQGADQFLRDARAACALPVLRKDFVLDPYQVYESRVLDADCILLIAAALGDQQMGELYGLARELGMDVLVEVHNGDELNRALALDLDMIGINNRDLHTFDTRLETTLDLLPDIPGDCLVVTESGIHTTDDVQHMRKHGVNAFLVGEAFMRAADPGVRLAELFAGDTITEGQEK